In Candidatus Neptunochlamydia vexilliferae, the sequence GGGGGCAAGCCCCCCGCTGCCCCCTTGAGCTTCAATCTGGCAAGCCAAATCGCCCCTTCTCGGGGGGCCGTGCAAAGCACTGTTCCACCCCTCGTGCGGGGCGATTTTGCAGAGCCATTTTGAAGCCGCGGACAGCTCACCGCATGGTTTTTCTTCGCCTTCGGCTCCGAAGCCATGTCAGTTCGCTGGAAAGGTTTTTTTTTAGAAAACCTCGCTCATCTTTTACCAAGCAGTAAGTCTCCTTTTTTCAGTTTTTTAGCCACTTACCATATTCGCTTTGGTTTGACTTTCAGCTTAACAAAAAAAAACACTGAACCTACGCAGCTTCAGAGCCGAAGGCGAAGAAAAGCTGCGTCGTGAAGTGTCCACGGCTTCAAGATGGCTCTGCAAAATTGATCTGAACGAGGGGTGGAACAGTGCTTTGCACGGCCCCCCGAGGAAGATCGGTTTGGCTTGCCAGATTGAAGCTCAAGGGGGCAGCGGGGGGCTTGCCCCCGACGTATCTTTCTTACATATACCACCGATAAATGTGCGAACTTTTTACCTGTAAAGGTGAACAAGGCCATGTTATGGTTGCAGAAATGTATAAGTTATTTTTGCCCAGCTCCTTAATTCCTACTTTGAAGAATTATTCTCAGTCAAGTCATTCACCTCTTGGAATAGGGGGCGAATAAGTTTATCGTTGGTTACGGTAAAGGGCCTTGCTTCGGAAGGTTTTTTTGAGGGAGAGAATAAAACACCCTTATTGTTTATGAAGCTTTGAACAACCTGTAGAATTCTTGTCATGACTTCAACGAGTTTTTGGTCAGAAGGGTTGTTTTCGAGAAATTCAGTGATATTGAAGATAATACGGTTTCTTTTTTCACTGTCAAAGTGCAAAAGACAATTTCTAACATCTTCTAGAAGGGGTCTATAGGGATTGGTTTTTGAAACATCAGATGAACTCATGGTCTGCTTTTTTAATTGGTTGTATGAATCAATGCTGTTCAATAGGTGAACAATTTGGTTTCCAATTGTGGAACTGCTCATTTTTCCTCACTTTATACTAGTTGTTTGAATTTCTTGTAAATGATTTATTGCCTCTTCCATGAAATTTAATAGAAGGGTTGCTTGTGGTGACCAATCGCTTTTTTCTTTTTTTACCGCTTCAAGTTCGTCCATAAACTTGGTTTTTTTCATTTTAAGCTGAGCCTTTGTAAGCCCTTTTTCTAAGCTATTTATAAGTTTATCAGGCTGTGATATCTGTTGGGTAAATTCCGATGCTATATCTTTATAAATCAGCTTTGCAATTTTTTGGATCCCTTCCTTAGGAGCAGAGGTAAAGTACTTAAGGTCTGCAAGTCTATTTTTTCTTTTTTGCTCACCACTTAACACTATTTGATTCTGAACTGGTGATTGATCCTGAGAGCTCTCGTTGGAGCTGTCTTGAGAGTTGTTAAATAGATTGCTAGCACCTATGCTTGAAGAGCTGGAGGAACGACTTCGTTTTTCTTTGACATCAAAAAAAGAAGAAAAATGTGGAGCATTATCAATTAAATGGACTGTTTTTAAGGCTTTGTCATTATTCCATTCAATTAAAATATTTCCGCTGTTTACTCGGGAAATAGCTTGTTTAGTGCTATGGATATTTTCCGGAATAAAACGGTCACAGTTGCCAATTAATAAGTCGTAGCCAGCGATCTCCCCAAGATTTTCAAAGAGTGTGAGCCAGGCTTTTGACGATAAAGAGAAAATATTGTTTGTTTCGCAAGCCTTTTTTAAGTTTTGTCCAACCTTATACTCTATTAAAATAGGATGATAGTCCTTCGGGATGTTTGTGCTTGGCCGTTGAGAAAAAAACTGTTGCAATTTTTTTAGGGTTTCTTCTGAAACAAACTCTACCTGGGGGACAGAGAGGTGAGTAAAAGTACGCTTATAAAATTTAGAGCAGAGGACTTCACACTCCGCTTGATAAATGGGTTGCCATTTAATAACCCATGGGATTGTTCTGCTTAAGGGTAGGAAAGTCTGGCCACTTCCGCCCGAAGCTGATTTTTGAAAAGGAAATTTAGTTCCTTCCAAAAACTGTAGGCTTTTTATATCGGTTGGTTTTGTTAATAAATCCGTTGATGTTGAAGAAGAAATAATTACCTCATTTCCTTCAATTTTAACAGTTTATTAATTAAATGTAAATTAAAATAACTTTTTATTTGTAAATAATTCTTTTGTAAGCTATGCTTTTGTTTATGAAGCCAATCACCAGCCTACAGAACCCCCGTGTCAAGCAGGCGGTCAAGCTCCGGCAGAAGCGGGAGCGAGATAGGACAAGTACTTTTTTGATCGAAGGGTATCGGGAGCTTTCTCGTGCCATTCAAGCAAAGGTCCCTATCGAGATCGTGTTCTATTCGCCCGACCACTTCCTCGGCACCAACGAAACCACCCTGCTACAAAACGTGGATGCCTTAGAGGTGAGCAAAGAGGTCTTTGAAAAGATGTCCTACCGCGATCGTCCCGACGGTCTCCTTGCCATTGCCCAGCAAGTTCCAAAGACCCTTGCTGATCTCAACCTTCCCGAAGAGCGCCCCCCCTTCCTCCTCATCGCTGAAGCGATCGAAAAGCCTGGAAATCTCGGAACGATCCTCCGCTCCTCCGATGCCGCTGGCGTTGATGCCCTCCTTGTCTGTGATCGGTGTACCGACATCTATAACCCCAATGTTGTTCGGGCCAGTGTCGGCACTCTCTTTACAGTTCCCGTTCTTGAAGTCTCAAGCGATGAGACGATCGCTTGGCTTGAAAGACAAAACATTCCGATCGTTGCCACCTCTCCCGATGCGCAGGAGCGCTACACAACGGCAAACCTAGCGGGCCCCGTTGCGATTGCCATGGGAACCGAGCAGCTTGGCCTTTCTAAAAAATGGATGGATGCAGCATCTCTACAGGTGAGCATCCCGATGTGCGGCGTTGCCGACTCCCTCAATGTTGCCTCTGCAACCACCCTTTTGCTCTATGAAGTCCTTAGACAAAGATCTTAAGATCCTTTTCGTCGATAACCATCTCTTAGCGGTTTGTAAACCGAAGGGGATGCTTACCCAACCCAATCAAACCGGCGCTCCCAACCTCGAAGATCTTGCCAAAGCTTGGGTGAAAAAGGAGTACCATAAAAAAGGGAACGTCTTCCTCCATCCCATTCACCGTCTTGACAAGCCGGTGAGTGGCATCGTCCTCTTTGCCCGCACCAGTAAAGCCCTGTCCCGCCTCAATGCTCAGATGCGGGAGCGGGCCTTCATCAAAACATATCTTGC encodes:
- a CDS encoding TrmH family RNA methyltransferase — encoded protein: MKPITSLQNPRVKQAVKLRQKRERDRTSTFLIEGYRELSRAIQAKVPIEIVFYSPDHFLGTNETTLLQNVDALEVSKEVFEKMSYRDRPDGLLAIAQQVPKTLADLNLPEERPPFLLIAEAIEKPGNLGTILRSSDAAGVDALLVCDRCTDIYNPNVVRASVGTLFTVPVLEVSSDETIAWLERQNIPIVATSPDAQERYTTANLAGPVAIAMGTEQLGLSKKWMDAASLQVSIPMCGVADSLNVASATTLLLYEVLRQRS